In the Helicoverpa armigera isolate CAAS_96S chromosome 28, ASM3070526v1, whole genome shotgun sequence genome, one interval contains:
- the LOC110380159 gene encoding thioredoxin-related transmembrane protein 1: protein MARVHTVPQIFHFFIYFSFILCCFTGFVSANRELNEDNWIEILEGEWMVEFYAPWCPACNALSPAWRELSTRATRKSLGVRTAAVDVTKSPGLSGRFVVTALPTIFHVIDGEFRQYKGPRDVDSMLGYVEDQRWKQTEPVPSWKAPNSIQMTLVAEFFKLSQALRSVHNMLMETYGLPTWGSYLIFALATIFIGALLGLILVCIIDLLYPPRRGEKVFVSQQELDKRARGDQDAKDKSDDDQELINDDIVDDDDNEKNSDAEKNSPSDSSEEDKEKPAAAGGDSAPAGAERGEVRKRRPRKAD from the exons atgGCGCGCGTACACACGGTTCCgcaaatttttcattttttcatttatttctcatttattttatgttgttttactggttttgtGAGTGCCAATCGCGAATTGAATGAAGACAACTGGATAGAAATCCTTGAGGGAGAATGGATGGTCGAATT CTACGCCCCCTGGTGTCCAGCGTGCAACGCCCTATCCCCGGCATGGCGAGAGCTATCAACGCGAGCCACGCGCAAATCCCTCGGCGTGCGGACTGCGGCGGTAGACGTTACCAAGTCTCCTGGACTTAGCGGGAGATTTGTGGTCACTGCGCTGCCTACTATCTTCCA TGTGATCGACGGTGAATTCCGCCAATACAAGGGTCCCCGGGACGTGGATTCCATGCTGGGCTACGTGGAAGACCAGCGCTGGAAGCAGACGGAACCAGTCCCATCGTGGAAGGCGCCCAACTCCATACAAATGACTCTGGTCGCTGAGTTCTTTAAACTAAGTCAAGCGCTCAGG AGTGTGCACAACATGCTGATGGAAACATACGGGCTGCCTACATGGGGTTCCTATCTGATCTTCGCATTAGCCACCATATTCATTGGAGCACTACTCGGACTG ATCCTAGTGTGCATCATAGACCTGCTGTACCCGCCGCGGCGCGGGGAGAAGGTGTTCGTCTCGCAGCAGGAGCTCGACAAGCGGGCAAGGGGCGACCAGGATGCTAAGGACAAGTCCGATGATGATCAG GAGCTGATCAACGACGACATCGTGGATGACGACGACAATGAAAAGAACAGCGATGCAGAGAAGAATTCACCCAGCGAT TCATCAGAGGAAGACAAAGAGAAGCCGGCGGCAGCGGGCGGCGACTCCGCCCCCGCGGGCGCCGAGCGAGGCGAGGTCCGCAAGCGCAGGCCCCGCAAGGCCGACTAG